The Rosa chinensis cultivar Old Blush chromosome 7, RchiOBHm-V2, whole genome shotgun sequence DNA segment GGTGTTATACAGGCTTGGGACTCGTGTGTAATCAGAGGTGCTACTTGTTACAGTTTTACGGTTTTCATTTTtgcttttctatttttgttagCTTCACATTGAAAGAAATTGTGACAAAATATGAAGGTATCCTAGAACTATGCTGCAAAGCAGATGAGATCCCCACTGCTTTAGCTAATAAGATATAGAGGTATCGTAGGAATACACTGTAAATTCGATACCTTACAATCAGTTGAGTACTAAATTTCTTAGGACATATAAAGGTATCTTAGAAATACACTCCCCAATAATCATCTCCATTGCTTTAGCTGTAACTGTAATGAGTGCAGTAGAAATTTCTCAACTATGATGAAATTTTAGGAATACACTGCCCAACGAATGAGAACCTTTTAATCTAAGAGTTTTACCAGTTGTAAGAGTGTAATATTTTCTCAAGGTCTATCCGCAAGCCTGCAAAAGTGCTAATAGTGCTTATTTATCCTCTATTCTCTTTTAAAGATTTTATAATTACCGTCTTCCACTAACTGCTGGGTCTGCAGTCACCCTCCAAGCCCAACGAGAATATCCTCCAGACATGCAGTGCAAGGATAAATTTCTCCTACAGAGTACAACGGTGCCTCAAAATTCTGATGTTGATGAACTTCCACAAGATACTGTAAGACGCTTAAGTTGAACACTATTGTCTTTTACATATTAGCTTGCTTCATATGAAATAGTAGTGACGTTGTGCACTATTTAATGTTTCATCCAGTTCACCAAAGAAAGTGGAAGGACAATAGAGGAGTGCAAGCTTAGAGTTGTCTATTTAACTCCGGGTCAAGGAAACTCAGAAGATGGAGCTTCTATGCGTGGTCTTGATACCAATTCTGTGAGTTATATTGAAGTACACGATTTTGGAATAACTGTTTGTCTTGCTAAAATGTGCATGTACAGATTATTGGTTTGGTTTGTTGAGGCCAGTTCTTCACTGAATTACTTCACATATTTAGTCCAAGAATGTGGTGCATATTAAATTTCCTCCCTTGCAAGTTGCAATATGATTTATAACTAGAAACCCAAACCCCAGCTCTAGACTTCTTGAGATTACAAGTAGTGTGTGAATTAAGTGAGGGTGGTATTCAGTATGATATTAAAATAGCAAAGGGATGATGTGAAGAGGCTCCAGTTGCTAGCACAACTACGAGTGTGGCTATATTGTTCTAGCTTAATTTTTTTCAATCCATAGTTCCTTACTGAAATCTTGTAAAGTCCAATATCTAGTTTCTTGCTAAGCACACCACATTGGTGTATGGTATGATAGTTTTTCTTATTCTTActctttaaatttatttatttttactgtAGAATCAGACTTTCCAGCGCCTGAAGGAAGAAAGAGATTCAGCTGTTAGACAAACACAGACACTTCAACAGGAACTGGTCAGTTTATAattattcttcttcttgctaTACAGTGACATACAGAAGACTTTAGTAGTTAACCTGTCCTAGAACTTTGCCATAAATAGGAGGAGTTAAAAGGAAATAGCATAATCTGTCTGTATATTTCATTTTAGTGACTCTCAACATAAGGTCATATAGTATGCCTGAGGTTGACAAGAGCTGAAAGCCTGAAATAAGTAGTGGGTATAGTCCCATATTAAATATAGAGATGTCGTTTGAAAGAACATACACATAAAGAGCATCAAATATTTACTCGCAGCCCTCACCACTGACGGTCTACTCTTGTTCACTGCAGGACATACTGAAGAGGCGGAGATACCGGAAAGGTGACCCAGGCTTTTCCTTCACCTTTGCAATTTTTGTGGGACTTATTGGACTCATGGTTGGCTTCCTCTTGAATCTGTCATTGTCTTCACCACCCATAGAAGCTTCATCATCCACAGAATCTTCACCATTAATGGATTGACGTTATTCAGGACATCAGGAGATATCTACGTGACAAAATTCATTGTATAATCCCTTTGGGCGTTCTGGTTGGTGGAAAGTCTGctttacttcaaatttttttttccttttgtataTTGATGATTGTTGCAAATTTGCATCGTGATTAGTTGATTTATTATAAATATATGTGTTTCTATTTGTCTACTTTTCATCGTGTTATGTTGCACTGTTCCTGTGATTCTATTACTGAATTCAGATTGTCTAAACGTATACAAGATGATTGTTTTGTGAATATAAATCACAATAGTATCACTGACCACATATAATTGAAACAGAGCAATCCAAAGATACCTGAAAATGTGATCAATTGCAAACAGTTTCTGCAATATTTCAACTACTCCCAATTCAAGTACAACATGTTCATAGAGAGAAATATGGCAGCTGATATTCTTGCCAAGGCCAGTGTATCTAACTCTCCTGGATTTTGTCTCCTCCGAAGACCTCCTGCTATGGTTACCACTACCTTACTAGATGACATTGCTGCTGTAGCTCACCCTAGAATGTTTTCTAGCAGTCTAAGCTAGGCTcctttttgcttttctttctggGCCATTGGCCCCcaatgtacccaaaaaaaaagaaaaagataccaGAAAATGATTGAATCGATGACCAAAATTTGCCTCCTTTACTCAACAGCCAAGGGAACTCGATCAAATAGATAAATGAGAAAAATCATACGCTTATAGCTCGGTAAATCCTAATTTTAATCTCTCCACCATACTGGCCAGACCAGCTTGCTGGATATAGAGAAGTTAGCACCGCTGTAGGTGTCGACCGCTTCTATAAGGATGAAGGATTTGGGGTAGTGGCGGATACAA contains these protein-coding regions:
- the LOC112179301 gene encoding vesicle-associated protein 2-1, which gives rise to MSAGGGNQLISVLPEELRFQFELEKQSFCDLKVINNTENHVAFKVKTTSPKKYFVRPNTGVIQAWDSCVIRVTLQAQREYPPDMQCKDKFLLQSTTVPQNSDVDELPQDTFTKESGRTIEECKLRVVYLTPGQGNSEDGASMRGLDTNSNQTFQRLKEERDSAVRQTQTLQQELDILKRRRYRKGDPGFSFTFAIFVGLIGLMVGFLLNLSLSSPPIEASSSTESSPLMD